taataagtgaggaacccttattctataaaatgactcatcaccctcacaattaggggaggccaattcttaggcatGAGatcctcacactctctccctcacaatcctcttagaaatacaatatcagtgtggacgtagcccaaaccttggggtgaaccacgatacatcttgtgttatttactttcttgcagattcacggtcggatttacgttgttccaagacctccagttttatgcatcaacatttggcgtcgtctgtgggaatcaacacaaaaagttatgtcggtcctctttcatttttttcatctcaccaccatgAAACCTCACCACTGTCCACCGTGGATTGCAAAAATCCATACAGTGACACATCCACGGAGATAATAGACGAGAAAAAGCTGCAAAGCTACCACGCTTTTAATAGCCAAGGGAACTTGATTAACTTACTACCTGCAGATTGCCCATTTCCAACACGTGTCAACTAATGAGATTGCCTATTTCCATGTCCTTGGCCTCTCACATAGAGAGGGTTCTCTGGACTCTGGACCAAATCACCACTCGTGTTTTCGATCTTGCCGCCCAGATCTCCGCCGACCTCTCCCCCTTCTCCGAACCCCTTGCACTCGTAGATGTTGCCAACAACACCTTTCTCTTCCTCGCCGACTTGGCCCTCCAAATCCTCTTCCCCGTCACCGTCGACTTCATCCGTGCCAAATCCTACGGCTCCAGGACCCTGTCCATTAGTCCCCTAGAGAGGATAGCCATTTATGATCAAAGTTACCTTTGCTTTTCCCGGATCCATGGATTTTGGGACCTCCGCTTTCTTTTCCGATGGATCTGAGGATCTCCGTTCATCTTTTTGTTCATAGCTTCTGATCCAACCCTCTGCAGACAGGCCATGGGCGAATCGGAGTCGCAGATTCCTAGATTAGGGTTTTTAATCCAAGTTCGGGGGTTGTTGGGGATCATGGTGATCTAGTGTCCCCACTCCCATGGCTGCGATCATCGTTCACAGAAAAGGAGGTGCGACCTCTGATGATGGCGGCTATGAGGTGAGGTTCTGGCTCTGTGCGGTTGGGAATGGCAGAGAGAGAAGTGGGCACGGATTTGTGACGGCGAATTCTCGAGACTTTGAGAAATGAAACGGCTATACTGTGAACAACACTTGCATTCATTGCCACCTCCAAATTCTCTTTGGTTCTGCAACACTCTAAACCCGGTTTCTTACAGGCAATACTGTGAACAACACCTGCACAATTAAAGGTCTTGTAGATGTGCTTTGCTTCCATCAAATGTTTGAAGGCATGGGTTTTGGGGTTCGACAAGGCTGACAATATTCCATATGGTTTTGGGCTGTCCAAGCAGCTGTCATTTCAGAGAAAAGCAAGAACAGCAATGGCAATTAAAAGCTTAAAGTCAGATGGTCTCCAAGGCCATAAAACATGGgtgtaggggtgggcaaacgggtctaGGAATCGCGAGGCGGACCAGGTCTAGCCGGTTCGAGGCGCGTACCGGGCGGGTACAAGTTTTGTAAACTCAAAACGGGGCGGGTCCATGTAATTAgcggggcggggcgggtctAAATTTCTGAAAAACCGAGTACCCGGGCCCGGACCGTTTCCACCGTCCATATACGAAGATTAAATCTCTACCATTCATTACTACCACTCTTTCTCTTAGTCGCTGACTCTCGCCTCCTCTCTCGACTTTTCCAGGATCCATCCTCTCTCAAGATGGACTCTTGCCTACTCCACCGCTTCCTCAGCGCCTACTCCACCGCTCACTCCTCCTCTCGTTGAAGCCACGGCGGTCTTCATCGGTGCTACCCCTACCCCATATTCTCTCAGATCAGAGTCTTCGCTCCCCTCTCCCACTCTAGTCGAGGCCTCTTGTGAACACCACCACCGCCGTCGAAACCTCCTCCATGAAAGACGCCTTCTCCAAATATTCTGATTACCTCAACAATCTCGTAATCCCCAATTTAATCTTCACCAATTTGCAGCTCTGTGATCGACTCGAAGGTTTGTAGAATGACAAGCGGGAAAGGGTTGTAAAAGCAAGTCGCGATATCACCATTAATAGCAAAAAGGTCATCTTTAAGGTTCACAGGTAAGAAAGCTGCGACCTTTtgcttcaaattttgtttctgttttttgggtttttggttttttttttataataattttatttatatcatCATTGAAATGATGTTGTTgtggaatttgaacttgaacAGAATCAGTAAACACAACAAAGAGGAAGTTCTGCAGAAAGCTGAAAAGGATTTAGTAGCTGTGAGTCTGTGACAGATCAGTACATGTCCCAGCTTGTTAGAGAGATGCaggctaaatttttttcttttattactGTTACTCTGGGATTCTTTGAGAAAACTTGAAGcttgaattgtttttgttttctgggtGATTTGGAAAATGggcgaaaaaaaaaacaaggaccCGTGTACCCGGCCCAAACCGGCCCATTTGAAAAGGttcggtttttattttaaaatttgttgCACCTGGCCCACTCCGGCCCGTTTCTTTTACACCCGGGTCCGGTCCGGTCCCTTCAAAattgggcccggcccggcccggcccgtgcccaacCCTACATGGGTGGACAGAGGAGCggaaagagaaagcaaaagcaaaagattATTCCCTTGTCTgtcatctgccaaaagaaagaaaaataaagagaaagcaaaagggaggcacatggggacactgcaaaagTAGGGAATAAACACcacaccagaatgatgtgatttacttttcttgtttttgtattatgtaatttatttttcctatctttcggagatatatgtataaaccccatcagaaggtaatagtaaaaataaaaataaaaacggcaaagcccaaaataaatgggctgacatgttgtggaggacGAAGGCCCATaaacccaaaatagcaccaaccaggtgatcaaaagtacgtccagtactccaaaattattcggcaacctaccgctattaccaccaaccaggtgatcaaaagtaagcccagtacttcaaattatacatgagtattactcatgtcaatcatacataaacattcatgagcatcactcattcaatcatacataaacattcatgagcatcactcatgtcaacattcatgagcatcactcatgtcaacatccatgagcatcactcatgtcaatcaacataaacattcatgagcatcactcatgtcaatcagctttaaaagcttcatttacaaaagctctagcttcaaaagcttcatttacagagccctaacttcaaaagcttcatttacaaaagctttagcttcaaaagcttcatttacaaaagctttagcttcaaaagcttcatttacagagctccagcttcaaaagcttcatttacaaaagctctagcttcaaaagcttcatttacagagctctagcttcaaagcttcacctacaaagcttcagtgcagggtatacaaataccgcctccgaacaaccgccacttcgacccatacatggattcaatttgaagtctctagacaacagactctattgaccgaagacttgggggactacattatgtaccatatattaggcctcaactgggcctcatgaaaaatacttgggggacttagcccattatttatgtacggatgagcgaacccttattctataaaagggactccttcactttcattagaaagcacccataacttatgtattgaggagcgagcccttattctataaaatggactccctcaccatcattagagagcatcgccgcctactgagcaaccgcctcgctgcgagcatcactcctaacccatcacttatgtatcgaggagcaagcccttagtttataaaagggactccatcaccatcattagagagcatcgccgtctACTgaacaaccgcctcgccgcaagcatcactcataacccatcacttatgtattgaggagcgagcccttagtttataaaagggactccctcaccatcattagagagcatcgccgcctgctaagcaaccgcctcgccgcgagcatcaactctagcccatcatttctgtattgaggagcgagccattattctataaaaaggactccctcaccttcaacgccacaagccaaaccaaccaaggcaacataagccacaagccgagcagcctcacaACATATGCTACATCTAGTTGAgcctcatttcacattgagcaccgcctcatatcgagtattcagctctagacgacatctagttacttcggcccacacatggactgaatttcaagtctccagccaaaagactctcttgactgaagacttaggggactactgtttgtaccatacttagggcctccgtatttagatctcatataaatactcgggggacttaaatgtaattatgtaataaaggaaggggcaaatatgtaataagtgaggagcccttattctataaaatgactcctcaccctcacaattaggggaggccaattcttaggcctgagatcctcacactctctccctcacaatcctctcagaaatacaatatatgtgtggacgtagcccaaacattggggtgaaccacgatacatcttgtgttatttactttcttgctgattcacggtcagatttatgttgttccaagacctccggttttgtgcatcaacaacattaAACTTTGAAGTGGTAAAAAGTCCATAGAGAGTCCTACTTTGACATAATCTCTTTAGCATTAACAtcaaaatgtgaagaaggaataAAACTTGGGGAACTTTTGTATTCCATCTTTTTTCGGTTCTCCTTCTCATCATGCAATGTTGCACAATGATGGGAATCGTCTCCTTTCAAGTTCAACCTTTAATATCAACTTTACcgaaaatcaaccaaataaaatATCATTAACTGTTCATTTAACTTTGTTAAAATTTAAGTGTTCAACTGAATAACAATAATCTATATCATTAGATGACTAAACGATTTAGGATTAGATTGATTTCTACAAGAGTTGACCTTTAAAGGGGGACTTAGAAAATAATGGTGATCATCATACAACATTGTAGGATGAAAAGGAGAGTCAAATGAGAAGGAGAGCCAAAAAAGTAAAACGAGAATGTTCAAATGAGAAAGTAACAATCTTCAAAAAATTGTAAATCAATGTTTTTCTTAGCAAAGAGCTCTTACTGGACAATTACATTATCTTAGAAAACCGACTTTGAATTCAGTGAGGCCCAATCCAGTTTAAACCCGACCCAAAACCAAGTCATTGCTTCCAAGTATTACTGCAGCCTCTTAATTTCGGAGATTAGCAGTGCCAAGATACACAGGGTGCAAAAACAACAATCAATCATATACACGCTCATCTATGTCAACATAGACATGTCAAAAATTCACATGCCTCCAAGACCATTtacaaaatatgaaaagttCCGTTCCAAGAACTCCGATCTTCGATACTTTAAAGAAGGAACAATTTTACATGTCATTTTATGGGATAAACCACCTAAAGGTTTTAGCAGGCAATCCATCATCCTATAATCAGTTGGGATACAACGACCCCCTCCAATGAAGAGAAAGACAAATTTAAGCCCTGAAACCAAATAAATTTTAATCGGGATGATGAAATCAATATAACATCTGTGTAGAGAGAAGCGCATGCTAATTTCTACAATAGATAGAAGTAGGAGCAAAGCATAGAATGCAAACCTCAGCCGTGCATGCCAAATatctctgaagttaagcgagttcgcgtgagagcaatcccatgatgggtgacccactgggaagttctcgtgtgagttcccagaaacaaaaccgtgatggcATGGTCGaggtccaaagcggacaatatcatgctacggcggagtcgagctcatgatgtggtgagggcccgggccgggatgtgacaatttggtattagagccaatccttggccggaagtgtgcagacgatgacgtcgggcccctaaagggggtggattgtaagatcccacatcgcccaagggaatGGAtactctaagccttatatgtatattctcatctctacccagcacgaggccttttgggagctcactggcttcgggttccatcggaactccgaagttaagcgagttcgcgtgagagcaatcccatgatgggtgacccactgtgaagttctcgtgtgagttcccagaaacaaaaccgtgatggcgtggtcggggtccaaagcggacaatatcgtgctacggcgaagtcgagcctgggatgtggtgggggcccgagccgggatgtgacaatttggtatcagagccaatccctagtCGGAAGTGTGTCTACGAGGATGTCGGGcctctaaggggggtggattgtaagatcccacatcgcccaagggagtggatcctctaagccttatatgtatattctcatctctacccagcacgaggcattttgggaactcactggcttcgagttccatcgaaactccgaagttaagcgagttcacgtgagagcaatcccatgatgggtgacccactgggaagttctcgtgtgagtttccagaaacaaaaccgtgagggcgtggtcggggtccaaagcggataatatcgttcTACGGCTGAGTCGAGCCCagaatgtggtgggggcccgggtcgggatgtgatacTTCTTCTCCCCCTTTCCTCCGCTACCATCCCGcagcttttctcttttctttttttttctttgttttcccaGCCACTCACGTGGCTTCCTTTTTCAACATTATATGATCAAGGTGCTTCCAAAAAATCATACGTCGTAAATATAATCGCGTTACAATTAATATTACGAAAATACgtaattttaaatagtgaaatcAGGGGACAGGATTTCAAAAAAACCGTGAAGAAAGATGACATTGAGGGAGAAAACACAAGAGAAAATGCTAATTCGATAGaacttcaaaattaaaaatatatataaaaaggagAGATATTGTGGAAGAAGATTACTGGACAAAATAACACATGAAGGAAAGATATTGTGAGGGAGAAATAAGAAAAGAGAATTGAAACAAGAGAAATGAACTtccacaaacaaacaaaaaagaaaaacacaaaaaaaaaagaacaagaacaagagaaATGAACGgtttggggaagaagaagaaaaatgagatttaaATTCCTAGAATTAATCCTATAATTAAGGATAAGATTAACATTAatcacaaattttaaaaaaaaacagtaattacttaattagtcaatttaagGATAAATTTGGCAAGAGAATAcaaataggggtgtgatatccacacacccttttttacttctcatccACCCCTTATTGATTTCTAtcatttgatattcttcaattaaacaaaATGGGAATATAACTAAGGCGTTTTAGCTAAAACAGtttttgagatttgcataacacattacTTTGAtccctaagatttgaaatcaataaaagtggttcATGAGATTGTacacaatcaatcattttggtcatttagtgcaaaattatgttaaataaagaTCAAAATGATAAATCTACCCtcaattaataaacaattgaccaaaataatttgacaaaaattaaaggtattttgatcattctattcttatttaatgagatttttcaaaaaatgaccaaaatgattgatggtggacaaattcAATAAccaattctattgatttcaaatctcagtgACTATTTTAGCTAAAACACCTATAACGAATAATGGCTCATAAAATtggacttatatcaagtttcccCAAAATAAAATGATTCTAGGTGCAAGAATTGCAAACTAAATTGGAACAGAAAACTATATAGGGCTACATTATGAAtagaaaaataagataaaaacaCGCGGGGTGCAGAGAGACTAAAATGAAAAgttaaattagtttttttttttcgatataCAGCTTAAATCAGTCTTGATAATAACCTATTCCGTACAACAACAGAGACCGGTACAATAGCAATGAACTAATTTCTTCAAAGCTTGCTACGATATAGCCGTCGTTGGAGTGtgatgaacaaaggaactttcGAGCCCGAGCCCAATGACAGACTCTCGTCAATCAAAAATGTCAGGTCATCATCATCGATTAGCTCCACCGGTCGGGTTGGTGATTTTGATCCATATGCTGTCGTTACTATGATCGTATATTCACTGGGATTTACCTCAAGAGAATTATACAGTTTCTGCACAAGTTCCTTGTATGTAATACTATCCGAAACCGTAATTCCTTTCGTTTTACCACCGATGTATATAGAATTGCTCCACTTCCCACCATAGTTAACCAAAAGTCTAAGTTCATTCATTTTCCTGAAAATACATGGAAAAGATTAGTTAGCAGTGAaagtatataaattgattaaatGAAGCAAAATTTAGACTAGCAGAAAAATCGATTGATTAAAATAAACCCTAGCCGTAGGTGGTTCCTCctcctctctttttttgttcttgcttctttttttgttaGTCATTTTGCTGTAAATTAAAGAGTCCTTTGTGATGACTTAATATGAGCCTTACGCCGATGTAGTTTGTGTGGTTTCTGACAAATTCCGGCCTAATGGTGGACTATATTTAAGGGAAAACAAGGGACTTTCATTTGCATCATCGATCATGATCATCATCAGTCACCTTGAAAGATGGGGACGATGAGCAATAAACCAGAAGAAATATCCAACCATttcaatttgacaaaagagagtgaaaaagttTACCTTCTAGTTCTAGAAGAAGATATTCGCGGTTTAGGAATATACATCTTCAAGCTCTTATCCAAACTTAGACTCTGTTCTATGAAAAATGCCAAGTGCTCATCATCGACTATCTGTACTGGTTGAGCAGGCGATTTTGATTCATCTGTAGTCTTCATTATAATCTCATACTCACATTGATCTATCCTGACGAGACGATACACTCTACGTAGAAGCTCCTCACAAGTAATGTCCTTTGACACCACTATTTCTTTCGCCTTACCACCAACGTATGCAGTACTAACCCACTCTCCATCGTAGTGAACCGAAATTCTAACTTTACTTATTTTCCTGaaagtgaaataaaacaatTAGGAAAAGAGCAATCGTGAAAAATTATAGACCTACGactaataaaaatataacaaaCAAAATCAATATAGAGGAAAATTACCTATCCCTTGTGTTACACTTGATACCGGTCGCGACTGTCGATGCATCCTTTCTTTCTGTAAAGTCCTCGAGACTCCTCTGTGAGTTGGATGTTTCCATGCATTCAAACATCTTCACAAGCTCATCCAAGCACCAAGTTGAAGAAGCAAAATCTGGTGAAAGAGTGACGAGGTAAATCTGTGATTCCTCAATTGCTTTTACAATTCCTGGGGAAATTGGTTGTCCTTTCTCAAGCCCTTTGTCATCTTTAAAGATGGTAAATTTTTCCCGATTCAGTGAAGCGTACGTATGACCCACAAAATTCAAGCGGGTGTCTTTGCCTCTAAAACACATAAACACATCATACTTCCGTTTGTGAGAAGAAAAAAGTGAAGAACAAGGTGCTGAGGTTTTAGTCGTAGGGTGCAAAAGCTTCCGTATTACATCAACAATTTCTTCAATGAGCTCTGATTCGTCCCTACAACAAAGGCAAACATGAAGTTTATTAGGGGTGGAAGGAAATGGCACAATTCTCCAATGGAAATGTCAAAAAAGAAAGGTTGTCAAATGCAACTTTGAAAGTGGCAatgttaaaattttcttttgttcaaaCCCATATTGAATTAATATTTGTAGGACTACTCTTCAAAACTAATTGTCATGATTTATGATTGGTGCATTATTAGGATTCacaacaaaatatttaaaaaaaataatttgatatCAGATTTTTCTCATTGTTTGGAGATCTCCACACACTTTTCCatcctctctctcactctctcttttTTGTAACTTCTCCTACAATAACTTAGATCAGCGAGTGCATTTGTTTCCCATCATCACCACCGACTGCGGTTAGATGATTGTAATTTGATCTAGCTACTacctaaattttgaatttttgcttatCTAATGGCAGTGTAAATGCGGTGTTGCAAACATATATCATTTAGCAGCAGAAAAGAGtgagtaaatatatatatacataccgGCCCCTTGAAACCCACCCAGTGAGGTTTGCTACTTGGGTTAAAGCAGCTCTCCACCTTCGAACCTTGTCTGGGTCATCCTTATATGTTTCTTCGTGTCTAGCAAAGGCTTCAGCAAAACTCCCTGTTTGATATCGTACGTCAGAGGGATCGACATTATAGAAAATTGGTAGCAccgtttttctttttccatggGATTTAAGAATCAGGTCAAGCTCCTCCAATGCCCATGGCGACGATGCAAAATTCTCTCCCAGAAAAGTAATTGCAGTCCTCGAATTCTGAATTGCAGCCTTGAGTTCTGGGCTAATATCTCTTGGAGCATCATCGTGGAAAGTTTTTACGCCGGCGTTCTCAAGCGCTTCATATAGATGACTTACAAAACCCTTTCTCGTGTCTTCTCCTCGAAAACTCAAAAATACATCATATTTCAACCTATCATCTGGAGGAGATGAATTCAAACCCAaagtgcttgatgccattggaAATGTGGTTCTCACAACAGAACAAATGAGATTATTTTCACAAGCAATCTGCACTCTGCAGGAGACAGTACAACTTGTTAAAGTAAGCAATTTGATAATACaaccagtaaaaaaaaaaaacctagtttGCAAAATTCATACCATATAGGGAGCATAAACCATGAGCAGCACGCTCCCTGTGAGAGACCTTCCCTCTGCTTGAGGGTGATTCTCACTGTTTCGTGTGAGTGATTCCCAATCGTGTTCAAATTTGGTGCCGCCGATCCTAGCTGCGGCTGGGATCGGTGGGTGTTCCTTTTCTTCTCCCCTTCGCTGCTTTTTCCCCCTGCTTTTTGGATCGATCTAACCTCTTCTCATCTCACCGGTGtatctcctcctccttcctctaaTTCCCAACCTTTAGTCAAGTTCTGCCGCGATTTGTTGCGGTTTGTCGAGTCGGTGAGTACAGATCTGGTGCTTTCCAGTGGATCGGGTGTTTCTaacaccaccaccttctctTTGCGGTCTGCCTTTGTTGGTAGTGTTGCTCGTGGATTTCCACGCGCTTCTTTCACTTTGCTGCAGGTTCTTTAGAATCTGTGCTCTGCTCGGACTGAAGATTGGAATTTTGGTTGTGGCTTGTAATTGGCTGTTGTGTGGATGCCTCTAACCCTCCtcttagagcagttccaccgtgGGCTATTGCCAGTTGGACTGGCTTTGGAACAGGGCCAGATTGCCCGAGCGAGATGCTCCAGCGTGTGCTGGCGATGCACCCCACACCGCCTTCGCCCCCACGCACTCGCGATCCCCCTCCTTCCACTCGCGCGCCCAGATCGCACGATTTGGGATTTGTTTTTGggggaaagaggagagagagagagagagagagagagagagagagtttggttAGGGAGCGGGGAAGATCGGGACCGTTGATGGAGGCTGAGCTGGGAGGGATGgtgaagatggaggaagagaggcGGCGGTGGGGTGGTGATGCTGATGATCACTGTGTCTCTGTGTCTGTGTGTAAGGattaaagaagaaagaaacaaagcATGAGTTTTGATGGGTTCTTGatggattttagagagagaaagagaggagacagagagagagagtaatgaAAACCAGAGGCCACGCCTGCTGCTAGAAACGGAGAGAAAACACAGAGcacaaaacaaagcaaaaagatgagagaacagagagagagagggggagagtgAGTGAGTCCAACCCCTTTTTTCACACGGtcttataatatttaattaattaattttttaataaaaaatagtatAACGAAACtgattaaaaattttatttaaaactacaaataaaattattttgtattatttaaaaaaatattaatgagGATGGTGACCACGACCATCCGATGCTTGGAAGCCATGTGCtataaatttggaatttgaagGGAAAGCTGTGGTAGATAGGTTGTAGGGGTGAAGATGGCAGGGAAGGGAGGAAGGAGGAGGCGCTATGGTTTCTGTGGGTTGAGAGGTAGAAGAGGGTGAGATTGAGAGAGCTGAGAGCACAAGGAGatggatcttttttttttctttttttaatctttttcagAGTTAACTATTAAATTAGAGTTGGTAGTTGACAGGTGTCAAGCTCTAAGAAAGGCCACAATGATGTCACAAAGACTTTTGGGTGCAAAAAATTTCAACTCCATCAAAGCCggccttctttttttttctgcaaaTATCATCATGACCCTTTTATCTTTTCAGTAATATCATCATTATATTaaatacttttcttttcttcaccaTCTTCTCTCATCAACTTGTCCACTCTATTTACCCACATCTAGAATCAAAGTGATTCTAAACATGTCCAATTTTGAATGTCAAATTCTAATTCCTTGCGTGTATGATACCATGCCAAGTTCGAGTTAGTCAAAACATTTAGCCTATGTTTTGGGTGAGGAAATTCCAAGTTCCAAGAGATTGAGCGCATTTAAAACAAAATGTTAGATGAAGGGGTTAGAAAAGCCTTCTTCATGAGCATTGCAAAAGTATAGAAATGAACCAAATCGAGCCACATTCTCAGGATGTACAAATGAATCAAACCGAGCCAAAGCATTCACAACTCTATTTATTAAACGGACCTAACAGTGGCACACTCGCAGTTCATACAATTTGTTTGCCTATGCGAGTGACTTCAaaattttggagtaagcaatcaaACCACATAGTTTCCAACTTTTTACACATGTGGCATGTGGCATGTGGCATGTGGTGTGGATTACAGATATACATCAAAATACAAGGCTCTGCTGACTTTAGTATGCAAGTGGGGGTCGTCTGATTTGGTAGGGTCAATTGGGCGCGTTTCGCCAAACCAGATTGGCGTGAGTTACGGAGCAGGTGGGTGTAAAATGTATTTGGCCTCGCAAGTTTCGCAGCAACATCCGTGCACGCTTGTCACACACCTAAGTCCCAGTAACCAAGACTAGATTGTAACACCACATTTTTAGGggattggatcctctcctgagctaatggagaggatcctcctgatcaactattgtggaccgttggatgaaaatccaacggttacaaat
This window of the Malus domestica chromosome 03, GDT2T_hap1 genome carries:
- the LOC103448530 gene encoding uncharacterized protein, with protein sequence MASSTLGLNSSPPDDRLKYDVFLSFRGEDTRKGFVSHLYEALENAGVKTFHDDAPRDISPELKAAIQNSRTAITFLGENFASSPWALEELDLILKSHGKRKTVLPIFYNVDPSDVRYQTGSFAEAFARHEETYKDDPDKVRRWRAALTQVANLTGWVSRGRDESELIEEIVDVIRKLLHPTTKTSAPCSSLFSSHKRKYDVFMCFRGKDTRLNFVGHTYASLNREKFTIFKDDKGLEKGQPISPGIVKAIEESQIYLVTLSPDFASSTWCLDELVKMFECMETSNSQRSLEDFTERKDASTVATGIKCNTRDRKISKVRISVHYDGEWVSTAYVGGKAKEIVVSKDITCEELLRRVYRLVRIDQCEYEIIMKTTDESKSPAQPVQIVDDEHLAFFIEQSLSLDKSLKMYIPKPRISSSRTRRKMNELRLLVNYGGKWSNSIYIGGKTKGITVSDSITYKELVQKLYNSLEVNPSEYTIIVTTAYGSKSPTRPVELIDDDDLTFLIDESLSLGSGSKVPLFITLQRRLYRSKL